In the Fundulus heteroclitus isolate FHET01 chromosome 23, MU-UCD_Fhet_4.1, whole genome shotgun sequence genome, TAAGTTTCATCATATCTCATCAGTTAATTTATCTCCTTTGGTTACTGAGAGCAtgattcttttttcttcttgtactatcaaccaatcacagctcttaaaagacagcgtcacccctagcaacggggtcaaccacacctctaGACTAAGATAAAACAATTCTCTCGTCTCTTTgctcagagtcgctctcagcagctatCTGAATCAGTCTTAAGCCAAGACTCCAAGGTAGGAAtctttaggctaagataggagctctctgagaggactcagAATCTTTGTGAAGACGGGCACTGAccgctttcttcttcttcttttattttttattggcaGATGGCAACCAACCTAAGGTGCATTTACAGCCACCTACCAGACTGGAGTGTGGTCATTCATGCACTGACTGCTTTGGTTTCTCCTCATTTTGAGTGCAGCTCTTCAGCAGCTGTGTGTCATTGGCTTGTTaagctctgattggtcagagtcGGTCTCTGGCAACATTTATAAACCCTCATTGGGGCACTTTTCTTTACTGCTGGTCCTCAACATGATGGCTGGTCAGGTCCTCCTGGGGTATGGAACTTTTCTGTGGAGCAGTTTTGGATTTtatatgttgtttattttatatttgctgTCTGTTTTCAGGGTTTCCCTCTTTGCCTTGCTTGTTCTGAATGCTCATGGTGTTCCTGTCAAAggtatggtgttttttttcccttttcaaatATGACATGTTTATTGAAAACCTACGTTTGTTAAACCCAGGTGTTCTTCCACAACAGGTACAAAAGGCCAACACCAGAGCAGCAGTGACACCGATGCAGGGGGAAATGTTGCCTCTcacaggagagcagctcctggcTACACTGCACCTGTGTCCTACAATGCTCCTGCTGGTGTCTTCAGGCAAGACCCCAGTCTGACCCAGCCCCAGTTTGTTGGTGTGAGCTCCATGCCTGCAGCTGGATACACTGCCActtctggttctgttccagCAGGATATTATAGCACTGGGGCCTACATGCCAGGACATGTTGCCAGCTCTCAACAAGCTGGAGTTGCTCAGTCCTCTGTTCCAGGTAACTAGTCCCAAATGATGTTCAAATATCTTCACTTGGACATAAAGCTTTCTTAACTTGAATCATGTTTGCACCCTCTCCAGAAGCCAAGTGGTCTAAGGCTCCTCAAGCCTTTGAGGAAGCTCCAACAAATGTCCAGGGTACTAGTGTCATTctccctcctccaccacctcctggacctgttctccagtctggAGAGACTTCAAATGTTGTGAGGGAAGCTGAACTTGGGAACTACCAGGACCAAACGGAGGAGTTTGGTTACCCAGCTTACCCTACGGGTCCTGTCCAGCCTCTTCCACCTGTGGCTCTGCCTAGCCATGGTGTGGGTGGCTTGTGGGGCGACCAGCCTCCCTATCCTCTGCCATACCCCTATCCTCCTCCATACCCCTTTCCCTATCCTTACCCTGTTTTTGACTACAGCCTCCTGTATGGTCTGTACCCTCCTGGCACCTACACTACCTTCAGCAGAGACCATGAGAAGGGCAAAGACTACTACCAGACCACCCACTACCTGAAAGACCATGGTTCTGATGGTCCACAGGCACCCCAGAACCCTGGAACTGGGCAGCAGAAGGTCTACCCCAGTACATCCTAGAGACCTGAAGGGAGATGGAGGTAGGTTCAAGTTCAGTACATGCAGATGCCGTGTATCATAACTCTTGACTGAAACTTGTGTTTTCTCTTTAGATGAGATTCCAGAGCCTTGGATGgatttactgttttcaaataaactctttaaaaataACTGACTCTGCATGTTTTGTACACTTGAGGAAATGTAGTCCAATCTCTCATCCCCAAAAGGAAACTTATACATACCATAAGACTTGGTCACCTAATGACTGTTTAAGGGAAAGAATATTTGTATTTCTATCATGAATGGGTATTCCATGAGAGATCCTATATTAACTTTAATTTTGTCTTGGTCAATGCTTGGTATTTTCAAAGATTTGTAGTAGTTAATGTCACTATTATGAGTTGGACATTGTTTTCCTCTATACTGCTCATCTGCTTCAGGAGTTATGGAAGGGTCAGTGAAAACTTCTAGATTAAGGTCAATCTTCAAAATATTGTTGGTAGTTCCAAACGTGTCTTGAGTCTGGTGCCACATGAGGGTTTATCAAAAGCTGCTGCTGACTTAGTTTGAAGATCAGCGCACACGACTCATCCACTGTAGCATCTGTGATTGACCTCTTGGTCTTTTGTAGACAGCCAGGGATGCGCATTTAGCTGGGTTGCTTACATCTGACTTGAGTTTTGTTTCCTAAGCCTGAATTGGGCTTCGTGAAAATGATAAATGCCAGGACGCATCGCTCCATGCTATGTCAAGCCTGGATCTCTAAATTTGGCTTTTGTGAAAATCATCTGGACTCAGTTTCACAAAAGCACTAGCATATAAATTATCATGGCAATTTATTCTGCAGCTAGCCTGCTCTAGACCAGGTTTAGCTAATCCTGGTGCTTTATCTGTTCAGTAGACATTTGCATGTTGGGGGCATTAaagaaatggctgaaaaagcaaaagaaaatggctttcatctttttttttttttaactgtttcaaACTAGAGCTGCTATGAGATGAGGCGTGTGTCTAGTAGTGGAGAGGGTGTTTCTGCAAAGCTcatatcgaggcttgcttcatttaggggaagAGCAAAAAATGATGCCTCCAACATTCTTAGGATAAATTAGATTTGCCTACCAAGAactgtattttctttatttataggTGAGGTGCATTAGCTGGCCCACTAACATCCCTTTATCAACATCAGAGGAGTTAAACATTATTGGAGGGTGCCTTTCTGTACTGTCACTGCTGAGCTGCCTgtagaggaaaatgtttctgcctCCAAAGTGGTTCCCCTCCTGAACATGTTGGTGTAAAGTCAGcctccttcaggaggagataACAAAGCCAGCACATCAGAAGTTGAAGACCACCTCACCAGGCATCTACGGGAAAAGCTTCAGACTGTGCAGACCATGAGCATCCTATCTCTAGCTACCTTCCACGGCTCTAGAATAAGTCATAGGTTTTGGTTGATTGCATGTTTGTTATgatagtttgagtttttattaaaaaaaattactgttttggattttcttctGTTGCTCACTGTATATAGTTGTTCATCTTTAAttgaattttctcaaaaatgctaaaacaaactggtgttaaaaaataatctaaaaccaAGAAATGCTGAAAACTCTTATTTCTGAATAAACTCTCCCATTTTGCACATCATTGTCCAAGTTGCACAAGTACTTTAAATTTCTCAATCCATGCCATTTCattaaagtgacaaaaaaaatacagagcCCGCCAAATATAACATTGTacttagaaaaaatattttaatatacaaaTGTGATAATCACAAGATACATTAATGGTTTTACTTATTAATGATAATTACCAATTGCCCTAAAGAATACAAACAAAAGTAAGCGTCATATTGCTGGCTGAGCTCACATAACTCCTTAAAGCTCTACACTGGCCTATGTAGTTTGGCGCACACAACTCATCCATTGTGATCAACCTCTTGGTCTTTTGTAGACAGCCGAcgagacacatttttttctccattttatgtgaATTATCTAATTTTGTTAAGTTTCATCATGTCACAATTTCTGTCTCATCAGTTAATTTATCTCCTTTGGTTACAGGGAGCAtgattcttttttcttcttgtgctatcaaccaatcacagctcttaaaagacaacGTCACccctagcaacggggtcaaccacacctctaGACTAAGATAAAAAATTCTCTCGTCTCTTTgctcagagtcgctctcagcagctatCTGAATCAGTCTTAAGCCAAGACTCCTAGGTAGGAAtctttaggctaagataggagctctctgagaggactcagAACCTTTGTGAAGACGGGCACTgactgctttcttcttcttcttttgttttttattggcaGATGGCAACCAACTTAAGGTGCATTTACCGCCACCTACCAGACTGGAGTGTGGTCATCAATGCACTGACTGCTTTggtttctccttcttcttcttcttcttcttctattgttttatggcggttggcaaacaacttttggtgcattaccgccaccgaCTGAAATGGAGTGTGATTTGGTTTCTCCTCATCTTGAGTACAGCTTTTCAGCAGCTGTGTGTCATTGTCTTGTTaagctctgattggtcagagtcTGTCTCTGGTAAGATTTATAAACCCTCATTGGGGCACTTTTCTTTACTGCTGGGCTTCAACATGATGGCTGGTCAGGTCCTCCTGGGGTATGGAACTTTTCTGTGGAGCAGTTTTGGattttatatattgtttattttatatttgctgTCTGTTTTCAGGGTTTCCCTCTTTGCCTTGCTTGTTCTGAATGCTCATGGTGTTCCTGTCAAAGGTATGGTGTTTTTCACTTTTCAGATATGACATGTTTATTGAAAACCTACGTTTGTTAAACCCAGGTGTTCTTCCACAACAGGTACAAAAGGCCAACACCAGAGCAGCAGTGACACCAATGCAGGGGGAAATGTTGCCTCTcacaggagagcagctcctggcTACACTGCACCTGTGTCCTACAATGCTCCTGCTGGTGTCTTCAGGCAAGACCCCAGTCTGACCCAGCCCCAGTTTGTTGGTGTGAGCTCCATGCCTGCAGCTGGATACGCTGCCActtctggttctgttccagCAGGATATTATAGCACTGGGGCCTACATGCCAGGACATGTTTCCAGCTCTCAACAAGCTGGAGTTGCTCAGTCCTCTGTTCCAGGTAACTAGTCCCAAATGTATAGTTCAAATATCTTGAAGAAAACTTTCCTAACTTAAATCACGTTTGCACCCTCTCCAGAAGCAAAGTGGTCTAAGGCTCCTCAAGCCTTTGAGGAAGCTCCAACAAATGTCCAGGGTACTAGTGTCATTTTCCCTCCTCTGCCACCTCCTGGacctgttctccagtctggAGAAACTTCCAATGTTGTGAGGGAAGCTGAACTTGGGAACTACCAGGACCAAACTGAGGAGTTTGGTTACCCAGCTTACCCTACGGGGCCTGTCCAGCCTCTTCCACCTGTGGCTCTGCCTAGCCATGGTGTGGGTGGCTTGTGGGGCGACCAGCCTCCCTATCCTCTGCCATACCCCTATCCTCCTCCATACCCCTTTCCCTATCCTTACCCTGTTTTTGACTACAGCCTCCTGTATGGTCTGTACCCTCCTGGCACCTACACTACCTTCAGCAGAGACCATGAGAAGGGCAAAGACTACTACCAGACCACCCACTACCTGAAAGACCATGGTTCTGATGGTCCACAGACACCCCAGAACCCTGGAACTGGGCAGCAGAAGGTCTACCCCAGTACATCCTAGAGACCTGTAGGGACATGGAGGTAGGTTAAAATCTCTAACTCCAGAAACTCTTGTAATGTTTGGATTAACAAACTTTACTGTTTCTCTTTCAGATGACATGCCCTCTTGGAAGACACAACTGTCTTTTAAATAAAGCTCTTCAAATATTTACTGGTTCTCTGTGGCATTAATGTGAAGGCAGAAGTTCCTGCTTTTGTTTAAACTCTTTTGCATATGTTTTACATGTGTGCTGTAAAATGGTTTGAGGATAATGTGATACAGGGTTCCAAAACTGAGCTCTGGGGTACCCTACAGAGAAGGCTCTTGGAGTCCACAGACACCCATGTTTTAAATGTAGGAAGATAAAACGCAGGTTGGAATAAAGTGTAGAAATGGACATGAACAGGTTTGCATTGGCATTGGGGGAGAGCCCACCCTGGACtcccaggtgtgtgtgtgtgttttttttttttttttttttttttttttttttttttttttttttttttatataaaaactgattttctaATGTGTTTTGTCAATCAAATCACcaactgaaggcaacatgctagtcAGAGGGGTGGCGGGCCACTGAGTCAGACACTAGCATTCTACCGAGAAGGCTCGGTTGTGGTTGGTCATTAGCGTGGCATGGATAGTTGGCCTTATTTCCAAACAATACAAAATGAGCAAGAAGGGGGGGCAACGCTAGTTTAAAACAGCACTGAGTAAATATCCATGTTAGAAGGGTTGACTCAGCCAAATGGGAGGACCATGGGTCTCTTGCAAGTAGAAAGCAGTGCTATGTTCTCCCTAGCTACTGTAGTTGTGACTCTTAAGTCGGTGCTCAGCTAGACTTCTGTGCTTATGTTAATCAAAAGTGTCTATGCTTGAGTTGACTGGACAAAGCACAAGTCAGTGTTTCCTGCCCAACCAAAAGTCTAAATCACAACCTTTCTTGGACTCATGTGAACAGAGTACACAACTGCACTGATGCAGATAAATGCCTCACACATACAGCAGGCTTCCAACAAAATATTCAATTAGGTAACCAAATGACCACTAACCATGTAACTGGAATTGTTTTTATCAGTGTCCCAACCTGACTTGTAAATTTAACTTAACATTTCTTGGTGTATATTTTGTCTCTCACAGCCATGAAACCTTAAGGGAAGGCAGAAtcatttgtatagcacatttcagtccCAAGCAACGTGCTTTACATGTTTTATAGTggaaaaagcaagttggaataaaatgtagaaacagaatggggaaactaaaagcaaataaacagttggactacaaacttaaactgttTAGAAcaatcaaaggcaatcctaaacgtgtttttaatcttgatttaaaagaactcaggctttcagcactttaaagttgtctggaagtttgttccagataagtgggaactaaatgctgcttctccatgtttggtatgcagagtaggctggagccagaagactttagtggtctggagggttgatacactgattacaagtctgatgtatttaggtgctaagccatttagggatttttaGACTAACAAGTactttaaagtctattctctgagatacagggagcaagtgtaaggactttacaactttaagttgatcagtagaactcaaccccacTTGGGACGTTTACAACATTGACCAATATAATTTCATAATGACAATTAACCAGAGACCGTTATTTTTGCTGTCAGATTCGACAGATtccactcatttaaaaaaatatgagttCAAGGAGATGGTGTTTCATTAAAATTGGAAAGTTTTTaggttttctgccacacaatgacagctattttgaaatattttattaattctttctaaaaacctgctaaatgttgtgaaaagcttcccaaatttttCATAATCCACCTTTAAGTTTTTTCTTCCAGCTCAGtgtgttcaaaagaaggtaCGGAGCCCCGGAAGGGACATGGAGAAAATGAATATATAAATGTCTCCCAACTTACTTTTGCAAGATCTCGCAAAAAGCTCCCAATTGATGTTTATTGTGATGGAACTGTATTTGTGGAGTTTCTGCAATCCACAGTCTCCAGGAGACACATGGAGGGTGATTTACAGTGTTTCCTACAATCCAGAGATGTCCCAGAAGAGGACATATTACACATGCAAAGAGACAAGGTAGACAATATCGTGAAAAATCACTGTTGATAAATATTCACTCAGTAAACAACCGCCTTCCACACAAGACGCGGACCCAGTATTTTTACCTGCATGCGCCATGCTAAACCGAGCAAAGTACAATACACGCACGTGTCCAATAGAAACTGggccaaactggtccacccgACTGTCATCCGGAAAGCCCAGGAAGCAAAATTCGGGAGTATTCCCTGAACTGtatgaaaaaaattacagatcGTATCACTGTGGAAACAGAGCTCTTTAACAAGCTCCCTGGACCTGAGGGTCCCGTGCACCCACAACCTCTTGGTCCTTGCTGCTCCATTTCAACTCACTAGCAGAGCTTGCTTCTTAGCATGGTACAGATATTTGctgctgacaacaaaacaaatgaccGCCAACCGAGCCCCGAATAGCCAGCGTACGGAGCGCAGCAGCAGTGCGCAATGGTGAGCCAGCACTGGTGCTGCGCTGAACCCCGTGGGAAGCAGGAGTTTTTGGGAGATCTCGCAAAAGTAAGTCAGGATCTCGCAAAACTTTTACAGGATCTTGCAAAAGTAAGTcggaatacattttatttatttatttttcttcatgtccCTTGGGCAGGCTCGGTAGGCTCCGTATAAAGGTGTGTTGTGCAAgctttgaagttaaatattgtcTTTCCCATatatgcccttacaattgcctgacGTGTAAAATGAATTAGCTTATATAATCACAGTTGCCTTTGTAGGTCCCATCAGTCAgtttatgagagagagagattcgGGTTGCATCCTCTAggccacaggtgtcaaactcaaggcccgcgggccgaatccggcccgtcaaggtaaattatccggccctcaagagccaaaaaaaaaggcatatcatgtcataaagtagaggcatatatccttttaaagtctataaagtggctaaaactgttcctcctgtaagtgtaactcaccccaatatcaactttttttgcagataaactgtataaactggacctaaggttgctacttttatgttactgtgcattttttatacttctatgtgaactggaatgaaattctgaaaagtatcatctatacacgtgcaaccggcccttttgatgacttcatgacgccaaaggggccccatatagaaatgagtttgacacccctgctctaggcTTTGGTGAGAGAACACCGACTGTTTTGGTAGATGGACCACAAAAGACCAGCCACAAGCTCCTCTCATACCCCATCACAGACTccacagaaaagttaaaagaaatcTCTAGTTCAACAAAAAAGGGCAAACTTCGACTCAGATTGGCGAAGGAACAAAACCAGAGTAAATATCGGGACAGTTTTCAAGCAATGGAGGGAGCTCCATTCTGCCCTGGGAGTGAAAAGGGACCAGCTGGCCATCTTTTTGCTAAAAATATAAGATGCTGTGACAGAGGTATTTTACTTGTGACAAAATTTGTATCCGCTGCGTCGGGAACGCGCATTCAGCATAAATGACGAATCCAgtcaactctgcctcattgCCAACCAACTATTCTATAACTCTTGATAACAATCCATGGCGTTCATGCACTGGCTCGcttgtatttttctcttttattggCGACTTTGGGGAGCCGTGATTCCCTTTCCACCTCAGTttcacagacagctgctgctgcctcgttCTGGCTGCAAAGACGGTCTTCATTTCTCGCTCTTGACACGAACATtgaccaataaaaatgttgctGCAAACGTCCCTGCAGACCAATAGAAATGTGTCTTTGCTCCTCGCTCCAGAGGAAAGCCCGTCCCCAGAAGTGAGGAGAATGTGATCTGTAAAACGCAATTTGAAAAGAATGCAATTCGTAAAACTCAATTTGAAAAAGAgaattttgaacaaataaaattagACAATATAAGATCTgcaaaagaaattgaaaaacgaacatttaaaaaaattaaatattaaaaaaaatttaaaaaaaaatttttcttcaaatttctatttacaaaatgtgttctTTGCTTGCGACAatattggaacaaaattcactccataTAAATGCACGCATCCAGAGAGCCAGTGGATTAAGTGGCTATCTTTTTCTTCTGTATAACGAATCTCACAATCCTCCCATTCTGAAGAGGGAGGCCACAAGGTTCTGTCCAGCACAGACCTAGATGTTTGAATGAGTCCCACTGAAGCGGGGGTATGGGGCAATCTCTTTGTGCTCGGATGTCAGATTTTTCACGCCTCTGGTTGGAAAACAAGAACATCCCCTAAAGCTGGAGTTTGCCAAGGGTCCCTGACTTGGGAATCTCATGTGGCTCCTAATGTAAAAACTGTTAAGTTTGCTAACTTTTAAGTAGCCTCTATGAAGGTTTGCATCTGATTAGACCAGTGGGGCACACAGTACTGTAcaatatatgtatttaaacttTATACTTTAGTGACTGAAGACTCAAGATAGAGAGAAATCTATTTTTGGCCTTTATTAAAAGTAGTTAGCACTAAAACACAGAGCAAATcccactgctctccaatttgaaACTAGAATGCATTAAATTCATGATTGATGGCAGTCCCAGCTCTGACCTCAGAGACAAATCAAAGGCACCATTACTTGGGGTAACAGCTGCAGGGGTTTACTGGGCTCCATCTGACTACCCTTAttaatagctcctagctcctgttccttgacctttcatggggtcaataGTAAAGACTCTATcgtgggtaggaaaggagcttcggactgctgtgccgatttcggacagcctttaacacTGACGTCATAACGTGATGGAAACACTCATGGATGATGTAATTCAAATATGAgtctacagccttccgaaaaggAACTACAAAGTGTACGCCCTCTTCTTTCTGCCCATTTCCattaatttccatgaggtgtgcttatacatcatgtcgtgcaaaggattgtgggataccttataGTTCCTTAGCGTCAGTAAGGGACACCaagaggttcctatgctaaattagccgcaGGAAGAAGCATATAGGCcccttttccttcttccttctttACTGACAGCAAcgttcggacagcacttatcatggtgaaAACTgatgcacttccgctttggtgaaagagtccttacccaattagggtattcggatggaccCCCAGTGTCTGCAAGGACAGTCTCTCAGAAGCGTTGCACTGAAAAAGTATCAGGAGTTTGCAGACACAGCAAGCACTCAATATTGACTGAAAAAAGGCCTATTGAAGGGATATTCCTAAAACTATCTCTGTAGTCAGGCTATCAATCTAGTGGTATTGTTTTGTTGAAAATATTGACATCTCAGTAAGTTatccaggtagaaaaaaagAGGTTCTCCCTTTCATAGAGACTAGTCAAAGGGCAGCTGAAGACCAAAGACCAAGACAGTGTTGATATCTCTCTCTCATATTACCAGTTGAGTGATACAACTCATTTCACTAAATGCACCAAGAATCAATATTTAAAAgctattaaaagatgaaaactcACATTATACTAACCTATTATACTAACAATATCAGATTTTATCTTAAATGCATAATCCATGCACTCTGAATTTcaaataaattgaataaaacaCCATATTCATTTAAAGGTGTGATACAAGCACTGGTAAGAAAAGCTAAAACTAATCTTGAAATTATTCAAACTCTACCTTTCTAAGTTATAAAAACAAGATGGATTCTGGTAAA is a window encoding:
- the LOC105932670 gene encoding leucine-rich repeat extensin-like protein 5 isoform X6, translating into MMAGQVLLGVSLFALLVLNAHGVPVKGTKGQHQSSSDTDAGGNVASHRRAAPGYTAPVSYNAPAGVFRQDPSLTQPQFVGVSSMPAAGYTATSGSVPAGYYSTGAYMPGHVASSQQAGVAQSSVPEAKWSKAPQAFEEAPTNVQGTSVILPPPPPPGPVLQSGETSNVVREAELGNYQDQTEEFGYPAYPTGPVQPLPPVALPSHGVGGLWGDQPPYPLPYPYPPPYPFPYPYPVFDYSLLYGLYPPGTYTTFSRDHEKGKDYYQTTHYLKDHGSDGPQAPQNPGTGQQKVYPSTS
- the LOC105932670 gene encoding leucine-rich repeat extensin-like protein 5 isoform X1; protein product: MMAGQVLLGVSLFALLVLNAHGVPVKGSTKGQHQSSSDTDAGGNVASHRRAAPGYTAPVSYNAPAGVFRQDPSLTQPQFVGVSSMPAAGYTATSGSVPAGYYSTGAYMPGHVASSQQAGVAQSSVPEAKWSKAPQAFEEAPTNVQGTSVILPPPPPPGPVLQSGETSNVVREAELGNYQDQTEEFGYPAYPTGPVQPLPPVALPSHGVGGLWGDQPPYPLPYPYPPPYPFPYPYPVFDYSLLYGLYPPGTYTTFSRDHEKGKDYYQTTHYLKDHGSDGPQAPQNPGTGQQKVYPSTS
- the LOC105932670 gene encoding leucine-rich repeat extensin-like protein 5 isoform X2 — translated: MMAGQVLLGVSLFALLVLNAHGVPVKGSTKGQHQSSSDTDAGGNVASHRRAAPGYTAPVSYNAPAGVFRQDPSLTQPQFVGVSSMPAAGYTATSGSVPAGYYSTGAYMPGHVASSQQAGVAQSSVPEAKWSKAPQAFEEAPTNVQGTSVILPPPPPPGPVLQSGETSNVVREAELGNYQDQTEEFGYPAYPTGPVQPLPPVALPSHGVGGLWGDQPPYPLPYPYPPPYPFPYPYPVFDYSLLYGLYPPGTYTTFSRDHEKGKDYYQTTHYLKDHGSDGPQAPQNPGTGQQKVYPSTS
- the LOC105932670 gene encoding leucine-rich repeat extensin-like protein 5 isoform X7; this encodes MMAGQVLLGVSLFALLVLNAHGVPVKGTKGQHQSSSDTDAGGNVASHRRAAPGYTAPVSYNAPAGVFRQDPSLTQPQFVGVSSMPAAGYTATSGSVPAGYYSTGAYMPGHVASSQQAGVAQSSVPEAKWSKAPQAFEEAPTNVQGTSVILPPPPPPGPVLQSGETSNVVREAELGNYQDQTEEFGYPAYPTGPVQPLPPVALPSHGVGGLWGDQPPYPLPYPYPPPYPFPYPYPVFDYSLLYGLYPPGTYTTFSRDHEKGKDYYQTTHYLKDHGSDGPQAPQNPGTGQQKVYPSTS
- the LOC105932670 gene encoding leucine-rich repeat extensin-like protein 5 isoform X4, with the translated sequence MMAGQVLLGVSLFALLVLNAHGVPVKGSTKGQHQSSSDTNAGGNVASHRRAAPGYTAPVSYNAPAGVFRQDPSLTQPQFVGVSSMPAAGYAATSGSVPAGYYSTGAYMPGHVSSSQQAGVAQSSVPEAKWSKAPQAFEEAPTNVQGTSVIFPPLPPPGPVLQSGETSNVVREAELGNYQDQTEEFGYPAYPTGPVQPLPPVALPSHGVGGLWGDQPPYPLPYPYPPPYPFPYPYPVFDYSLLYGLYPPGTYTTFSRDHEKGKDYYQTTHYLKDHGSDGPQTPQNPGTGQQKVYPSTS